The following proteins come from a genomic window of Thermodesulforhabdaceae bacterium:
- a CDS encoding nucleotide sugar dehydrogenase, whose protein sequence is MNETSLIDKIKSRSAKVGIVGLGYVGLPLAIHCIQAGFSVLGFDIDKTKVENILAGKSYIKHVSEEAIGKFVAEGKLQATWELDRLSEPDCVIVCVPTPLTRHREPDLRFVIATTESISRTLRPGQLISLESTTYPGTTEEVLLPILERKGLKVGEDFFLAFSPEREDPGNPHYNTANTPKIVGGVTDACLEVAKTFYETVTVRVVPVSSPKVAEFAKLLENIYRSVNIALVNEMKMIAQRMNINIWEVIDAAATKPFGFTPFYPGPGLGGHCIPIDPFYLSWKAREYNLTARFIELAGEINVAMPNYVLQRITEALNDHGKCLKGSSILILGVAYKKDVDDDRESPAYPLMELLMERGARVAYNDPFIPRLKPTRKYRFDLVSTELTEESLKSFDAVVIVTDHSAYDYQWIVKNAQLVIDTRNATKHVKEWREKIVFA, encoded by the coding sequence TTGAACGAGACGTCGCTGATAGACAAAATAAAAAGTAGATCTGCTAAGGTCGGCATAGTAGGTCTTGGATATGTAGGGCTTCCTCTGGCTATACATTGTATTCAAGCAGGTTTTTCCGTGCTTGGATTTGACATAGACAAAACAAAGGTTGAAAACATTCTGGCAGGGAAAAGCTACATCAAACACGTTTCAGAAGAAGCCATTGGGAAGTTTGTAGCGGAAGGTAAATTACAGGCAACCTGGGAACTGGATAGACTATCCGAACCGGACTGCGTGATTGTTTGCGTTCCCACGCCCCTTACAAGACATCGAGAACCGGATCTCAGGTTTGTAATTGCAACCACCGAGAGCATATCCAGAACACTTCGCCCCGGTCAGTTAATATCGCTAGAAAGCACCACCTATCCCGGAACAACCGAGGAAGTTCTTCTCCCTATTCTGGAAAGAAAGGGGCTTAAGGTGGGAGAAGATTTTTTTCTTGCTTTTTCACCGGAAAGAGAAGATCCCGGAAATCCTCATTACAATACAGCCAACACACCCAAAATAGTTGGGGGAGTAACCGATGCATGCCTCGAAGTGGCTAAAACATTTTATGAGACCGTAACAGTTCGAGTAGTCCCCGTTTCATCACCTAAGGTCGCCGAATTTGCCAAACTTCTCGAAAATATCTACCGGAGTGTCAACATAGCTCTTGTTAACGAAATGAAAATGATTGCTCAGCGGATGAATATCAACATCTGGGAGGTGATAGACGCTGCCGCCACAAAACCCTTCGGTTTTACCCCCTTCTATCCGGGACCTGGGCTTGGTGGGCATTGTATCCCTATAGATCCTTTTTATCTTTCCTGGAAAGCAAGAGAATATAATCTTACGGCTAGATTCATCGAGCTTGCCGGTGAAATCAACGTGGCAATGCCCAATTATGTTCTCCAGCGTATTACGGAAGCACTTAACGACCATGGGAAATGCCTCAAGGGAAGCTCTATACTTATACTAGGGGTTGCTTACAAAAAAGATGTGGACGACGACAGAGAATCTCCCGCTTATCCCCTTATGGAACTTTTAATGGAGCGAGGAGCAAGAGTAGCTTACAATGACCCATTCATCCCCCGCCTTAAACCAACAAGAAAATATCGCTTTGATCTGGTTTCGACGGAACTCACAGAAGAATCCCTAAAATCTTTTGATGCGGTGGTCATAGTGACAGATCATTCTGCATACGACTATCAGTGGATTGTAAAAAACGCTCAACTGGTGATTGACACTCGTAATGCTACAAAACACGTGAAGGAATGGCGCGAGAAAATTGTCTTTGCTTAA
- a CDS encoding DsrE family protein has product MADEKIVYIATHAGEDPERATFPFMMANAAQAMDVEAVIVLQGTGVYLAKKGYADHIHASGLPPLKQLIESFLQQGGKILVCTPCVKERKIEEKDLIEGTTLIAGATLTQEILSAKATLVY; this is encoded by the coding sequence ATGGCTGACGAAAAGATTGTTTACATTGCAACTCATGCTGGTGAAGATCCAGAAAGAGCCACATTTCCTTTTATGATGGCTAACGCGGCTCAGGCGATGGACGTGGAAGCCGTTATAGTGCTCCAGGGAACAGGCGTCTATCTGGCTAAAAAGGGTTATGCTGACCACATTCATGCATCGGGACTGCCGCCGCTTAAACAACTAATTGAAAGCTTCTTGCAACAAGGGGGAAAAATCCTTGTCTGCACTCCCTGTGTTAAGGAACGAAAAATTGAGGAAAAAGATCTTATAGAGGGCACAACACTTATCGCCGGTGCCACTCTTACTCAGGAGATTCTTTCGGCTAAGGCAACACTGGTGTATTAA
- a CDS encoding DsrE family protein, with product MAQKLLFIISKGLEKAGGATRSFQFAALAAESGNNVEVFLIDDAIHWAQVGMAEGIYAPTGERMKDFIDRLISLKAPIYVCKACADKRLIGPEDIIQGAEIAGAPVLVAKMADPDYKVFTF from the coding sequence GTGGCTCAAAAACTTTTGTTTATAATCTCTAAAGGACTGGAAAAAGCAGGTGGAGCGACCAGATCTTTTCAATTCGCAGCACTTGCGGCTGAAAGTGGTAACAATGTAGAAGTTTTTCTAATAGACGACGCTATTCACTGGGCTCAGGTAGGGATGGCTGAAGGTATTTACGCGCCAACAGGGGAACGCATGAAGGATTTTATTGACAGACTCATTTCCCTAAAAGCCCCCATCTATGTTTGTAAAGCCTGTGCTGATAAACGCCTTATAGGTCCAGAGGATATAATCCAGGGAGCCGAAATTGCCGGTGCTCCTGTGCTTGTCGCCAAAATGGCAGATCCCGACTATAAGGTCTTCACTTTCTGA